A genomic window from Anopheles ziemanni chromosome X, idAnoZiCoDA_A2_x.2, whole genome shotgun sequence includes:
- the LOC131290956 gene encoding uncharacterized protein LOC131290956, translated as MKALRCILSGLVIMLMSVLHCSGQSSEEHALANGEMGYAELDRGKPPLGDLNGLLESLARSGNGESMDALADTDDPHGSLAVPVDYDTADGIAARLGYARHTGDNKRSWNKMNAAWRKRVTNGARNAGWTRFGGAWGKREPGWNNLKGLWGKRAGNKWDKLSSAWGKRQQPSGGYQ; from the exons ATGAAGGCACTTCGTTGCATACTCTCAGGGCTGGTGATTATGCTGATGTCCGTTTTGCACTGCAGCGGCCAAAGCTCGGAAGAGCACGCGCTGGCCAACGGCGAGATGGGCTACGCGGAACTGGACCGGGGCAAACCGCCGCTAGGAGACCTGAACGGACTGCTCGAATCACTGGCGCGGTCCGGCAATGGCGAAAGTATGGACGCACTTGCCGACACTGACGATCCGCACGGATCCCTGGCGGTCCCGGTCGACTACGACACGGCCGACGGTATCGCGGCCCGGCTCGGCTACGCTCGTCACACCGGCGATAACAAACGCAGCTGGAACAAGATGAATGCGGCCTGGCGAAAGCGTGTCACCAACGGCGCCCGGAATGCCGGCTGGACCAGGTTTGGTG GTGCCTGGGGGAAGCGAGAACCGGGCTGGAACAACCTGAAGGGCCTCTGGGGCAAGCGTGCAGGCAACAAATGGGACAAGCTTTCGTCCGCCTGGGGCAAGCGGCAGCAGCCGAGTGGAGGCTACCAGTAG
- the LOC131290714 gene encoding derlin-2 translates to MAYQTIRQEYLQIPIVTRVYSTACIITTLSVHLDIVTPFQLYFNPKLIFEHYQLWRICTTFLFFGTFGFNFLFNMIFTFRYCRMLEENSFRGRSSDFVTMFMFGGTVLVILALFVNLLFLGQAFTIMLVYVWSRRNPFVRMNFFGVLNFQAPYLPWVLLGFSVLIGNTIWVDLIGIVVGHMYYFLEDVLPNQPGGMKLLKTPRILKLLFDEATDDPNYVALPEDQPGGFNWRRNN, encoded by the exons ATGGCATACCAAACGATTCGTCAAGAGTATCTGCAAATACCCATAGTGACCCGTGTGTACTCAACAGCTTGCATCATCACAACACTCTCCGTG CATCTCGACATAGTAACACCCTTCCAGCTGTACTTCAATCCAAAGCTCATTTTTGAGCACTATCAGCTATGGCGTATCTGTACgacgtttcttttcttcggtaCCTTCGGCTTCAACTTTTTATTCAACATGATATTTACGTTTAG GTATTGTCGTATGCTAGAGGAAAACTCTTTTCGTGGAAGAAGCTCCGATTTTGTTACCATGTTCATGTTTGGAGGGACGGTGCTGGTG ATTCTTGCTTTATTCGTTAATTTACTCTTTCTAGGACAGGCCTTCACCATAATGTTGGTCTATGTGTGGTCCAGACGCAATCCGTTTGTACGGATGAATTTCTTCGGCGTATTAAACTTTCAG gCGCCATACTTACCTTGGGTACTGCTTGGATTCTCGGTGCTAATAGGAAACACAATATGGGTCGATCTTATCGGGATCGTGGTGGGTCATATGTACTATTTCCTCGAGGATGTGCTACCAAATCAGCCGGGAGGCATGAAGCTACTCAAAACGCCGAGAATTTT GAAGCTTTTGTTCGACGAAGCAACCGATGATCCCAACTACGTGGCACTACCAGAAGACCAGCCGGGTGGTTTCAACTGGAGGCGAAACAATTga
- the LOC131290800 gene encoding uncharacterized protein LOC131290800, which produces MVLLDCLLQLRSLRSLLASNGNSLREAVNTIFWLSCILGVLFLQFKRLLRVLLRLGRLQGRKFAQIAHHLWNICFYTASTIFLLLYQMLLIRPEVVRESGKYFPQYNNAIFATACDPAKLEIITLVLVSFKVFGTVAKLSNGDYSEAFSNVLYGTLLMCCLLMRLENYCILLNLYTAVYSAFEEFFLLFACHVSKKRSIELTCFVILKFCTWSYLFLNVLPFEFLIPTLYARSDLFTLKLCFWLWYCSCIWNSPLLKLLYHQIYHTHPKDCAGGDSAIQCILSSDWRSYRHFRNLEHAYYELKLHQSREKMHSTRSGENVSMTAFQTIKCVVSLKRKLKRLRENRDQMAKHQ; this is translated from the exons ATGGTTTTGCTGGACTGCCTACTTCAATTACGATCTCTACGCTCGTTACTTGCGTCCAATGGCAACAGTTTGCGGGAGGCAGTGAATACCATTTTTTGGCTTAGCTGTATTTTAGGAGTGCTGTTTTTACAATTCAAGCGACTGCTCAGG GTGTTGTTGCGGCTGGGCCGGCTGCAGGGACGAAAGTTTGCACAGATAGCTCACCATTTGTGGAACATATGCTTTTACACCGCATCGACTATATTTCTGCTTCTGTACCAGATGCTGCTGATTCGGCCAGAAGTGGTCAGAGagagtggaaaatattttccccaGTACAACAATGCCATTTTCGCTACCGCATGCGATCCGGCGAAGCTTGAAATCATCACCCTCGTGCTGGTATCGTTTAAGGTCTTTGGGACGGTTGCGAAACTATCCAATGGGGATTACTCGGAGGCATTTTCAAACGTGCTGTACGGTACCCTGCTGATGTGTTGCCTCCTGATGCGCTTGGAAAATTACTGCATTCTACTGAATCTCTACACCGCGGTCTACTCGGCGTTCGAGgaattctttcttcttttcgccTGCCACGTGAGTAAAAAACGCAGCATCGAGCTTACGTGTTTCGTGATACTGAAATTTTGCACCTG GTCATATCTGTTTCTAAATGTACTGCCGTTTGAATTTCTGATACCGACTCTCTACGCAAGAAGTGATCTTTTTACGCTTAAGTTATGTTTCTGGCTATGGTACTGCTCATGTATCTGGAACTCGCCGCTACTGAAACTATTGTACCATCAGATATATCATACGCATCCGAAGGATTGTGCCGGCGGCGACTCAGCCATTCAGTGCATCCTTTCGAGTGATTGGCGAAGCTATCGCCACTTTCGTAATCTCGAGCATGCGTACTACGAGCTTAAGTTGCACCAAAG CCGTGAGAAAATGCACAGCACCCGCTCTGGGGAAAACGTTTCGATGACGGCATTTCAAACGATAAAAT GTGTGGTGTCTTTGAAGAGAAAATTGAAGCGGCTCAGGGAAAATCGCGATCAAATGGCAAAGCACCAGTAG
- the LOC131291450 gene encoding acetylcholine receptor subunit alpha-like gives MRLLHGVYFIIFAVVSVCGGNPDAKRLYDDLLSNYNKLVRPVVNVTDALTVKIKLKLSQLIDVNLKNQIMTTNLWVEQTWYDYKLKWEPKEYGGVEMLHVPSDHIWRPDIVLYNNADGNFEVTLATKATLNYTGRVEWRPPAIYKSSCEIDVEYFPFDEQTCVMKFGSWTYDGFQVDLRHIDEMNETNVVEVGVDLSEFYTSVEWDILEVPAVRNEKFYTCCDEPYLDITFNITMRRKTLFYTVNLIIPCMGISFLTILVFYLPSDSGEKVSLSISILLSLTVFFLLLAEIIPPTSLVVPLLGKFVLFTMILDTFSICVTVIVLNIHFRSPQTHTMAPWVRTIFINHLPKLLVMRRPIYQPLHHFSAASQRFMLRSCNSLGDHIPPLPPTIAFDPSVLLDHHLLDSSESLNTCRLHGSPTHLHNHRSGAGRHHHHHHHNALVRSMDLMDDMPLPYHDHNHHNSPMSPINFNLLNAASTAVPNPQQLGNTGTVTGAGLLDPNSTFHKSLAASATDGGTKDGVNLLLNSGTNASAAANLSCCNSLFLNDLRQAAAAAAVATGTTTNDLLLGDNGVAVPLNNNLPTSVLTSGMIINTTGPGDGGLTGATGAAGGKPGDKSGSNNRNRWLECPELTKAMDGVTYIADHTRKEEESSRVKEDWKYVAMVLDRLFLWIFTIAVVFGTAGIILQAPTLYDTRVPIDIKMSEIATTTAKPYIAKPVL, from the exons ATGAGGCTGCTACACGGTgtatattttataatatttgccGTCGTTTCTG TTTGTGGTGGTAATCCGGACGCCAAGCGACTTTATGACGACCTGCTTAGCAACTACAACAAGCTCGTACGGCCGGTGGTTAACGTCACAGATGCATTGACGGTGAAAATTAAGCTGAAGCTTTCACAGCTGATCGACGTG AACCTCAAAAACCAGATCATGACGACGAACCTGTGGGTGGAGCAGACGTGGTACGACTACAAGCTGAAGTGGGAGCCGAAGGAGTACGGTGGCGTGGAGATGCTGCACGTACCGTCCGACCACATCTGGCGCCCGGACATCGTGCTGTACAACAACGCCGATGGTAACTTCGAGGTGACGCTAGCCACGAAAGCGACGCTGAATTATACCGGGCGTGTCGAGTGGCGCCCGCCAGCCATCTATAAGAGCTCCTGCGAGATTGACGTGGAGTACTTTCCGTTCGACGAGCAGACGTGTGTTATGAAGTTCGGTAGCTGGACGTACGATGGATTTCAG GTGGACCTTCGTCACATTGACGAGatgaacgaaacgaacgtGGTCGAGGTTGGTGTTGATCTTTCCGAATTCTATACTTCGGTTGAGTGGGACATTCTAGAGGTTCCGGCTGTAAG GAACGAAAAATTCTACACATGTTGCGACGAACCGTACCTAGATATCACCTTCAACATTACCATGCGCCGCAAGACGCTGTTCTACACAGTCAACCTGATCATCCCATGCATGGGCATCAGCTTCCTCACGATACTGGTGTTCTACTTGCCTTCCGACAGTGGTGAAAAG GTATCGCTGAGCATATCCATTCTCCTATCGTTGACTGTGTTCTTCCTGCTGCTGGCGGAAATTATTCCTCCCACTTCACTCGTTGTGCCGTTGCTAGGAAAGTTCGTGCTGTTCACCATGATACTGGACACGTTCAG CATATGTGTGACGGTGATCGTGCTGAACATTCATTTCCGGtcgccacaaacacacacgatgGCCCCATGGGTGCGAACCATCTTCATCAACCACCTTCCGAAGCTGCTCGTAATGCGCCGGCCAATCTATCAACCGTTGCATCACTTCAG tgccGCTTCCCAGCGTTTTATGTTGCGCTCGTGCAACAGTCTCGGTGATCATATTCCGCCACTTCCGCCGACGATTGCGTTCGATCCATCGGTCCTGCTGGATCACCATTTGCTTGATTCCAGTGAAAG TCTCAACACCTGCCGGTTGCACGGTAGCCCGACGCACCTGCACAACCACCGGTCCGGGGCGGGCcggcatcaccatcaccatcaccacaacGCGCTGGTGCGAAGTATGGATCTGATGGACGACATGCCGCTGCCTTACCAcgaccacaaccaccacaacTCGCCGATGTCGCCGATCAACTTCAACCTGCTGAACGCGGCCAGCACGGCCGTGCCGAATCCGCAGCAGCTCGGCAACACCGGCACCGTCACCGGCGCCGGACTGCTCGATCCGAACAGCACCTTCCACAAGAGCCTGGCGGCGAGCGCCACCGACGGCGGCACCAAGGACGGCGTCAATCTGCTGCTGAACAGCGGCACCAACGCGTCCGCCGCGGCCAACCTGAGCTGCTGCAACAGTCTGTTCCTGAACGATCTGCGGCAggcggctgcggcggccgCCGTCGCCACCGGCACCACCACGAACGATCTGCTCCTCGGCGACAATGGCGTCGCCGTGCCGCTCAACAACAATCTGCCGACCAGCGTGCTGACCAGCGGGATGATTATCAACACCACCGGGCCCGGCGACGGCGGGTTGACGGGTGCGACGGGTGCGGCTGGCGGGAAGCCCGGGGACAAGTCGGGCTCGAACAACCGCAACCGCTGGCTCGAGTGCCCCGAGCTTACCAAGGCGATGGACGGCGTCACCTACATTGCCGACCACACGCGCAAGGAAGAGGAAAGCTCAAGG GTCAAGGAAGATTGGAAGTATGTCGCCATGGTGCTAGACCGGCTGTTCCTTTGGATTTTCACCATCGCGGTCGTGTTCGGGACGGCCGGCATCATCCTGCAGGCACCAACGCTGTACGATACGCGCGTACCGATCGATATCAAAATGTCGGAAATTGCTACCACGACGGCGAAGCCTTATATCGCAAAACCGGTACTATAA